The Candidatus Bathyarchaeota archaeon region CCCATGTGACCGCCAAAGCATGCACCGCAGGTTGGACTGGTTATATAGGCTCCAGCCTTTACCATGGTCTCGAGAATGCCCCACTGTAATGCATGCATGTAGACTTCTTGTGAGGCTGGAGTTATGATCAACCTTACCCCCCTGCTAACCTTCCTACCCTTAAGAATTTCCGCAGCGATCTCTAGATCTTCAAGTCTCCCATTAGTGCAAGACCCGATAAATGCTTGATCTATCTCAACTCCTTCAACTTCCCTAACCTTTTTAACATTATCAACGGAATGGGGGCAGGCTATCTGCGGCTCCAGATCATCAACATCCATCTCAATTTTCTTCTCATATTTTGCGTCTGAGTCACTACCAAGAATCATGAAGGATTTATCAGTTCGAGCTTCAACATAGGCGAAGGTAGTCTCGTCAGGTTCTATTATCCCAGTTTTTGCTCCCATTTCGACGGTCATGTTGCACAGAGTCATCCGGCCGCCGACACTCATAGAGGTTATTGTAGGTCCTGCAAACTCTATCGCCTTATAAATTGCCCCGTCTGACCCAAGATTGCCCACTAGATGTAGTATCAGATCCTTCGGTGTTACGAATCTCTTAAAGCGCCCTTTCACATTTATTCTAATGGATGATGGTACTCTCAACCATAATTTGCCAGTAGCAAATACTGCGGCCATCTCGGTTGATCCTATGCCGGTTGCAAAGGCGCCTAAGG contains the following coding sequences:
- the hacA gene encoding homoaconitase large subunit, which translates into the protein MNISEKILAAASGKDQVKPGEIVEAKVDMAMVNDITGPLAIQAFRKIGVKKVWDKEKIVMVLDHQVPADTTKSAELHKIMREFAKEQGLPFLYDVGFGGICHQVMVEKGHVRPGELIVGADSHTCTYGALGAFATGIGSTEMAAVFATGKLWLRVPSSIRINVKGRFKRFVTPKDLILHLVGNLGSDGAIYKAIEFAGPTITSMSVGGRMTLCNMTVEMGAKTGIIEPDETTFAYVEARTDKSFMILGSDSDAKYEKKIEMDVDDLEPQIACPHSVDNVKKVREVEGVEIDQAFIGSCTNGRLEDLEIAAEILKGRKVSRGVRLIITPASQEVYMHALQWGILETMVKAGAYITSPTCGACFGGHMGLLANGEVCISTSNRNFVGRMGSPDAKIYLASPATVAASAIAGKIIDPRDFWEAKY